One Leptospira terpstrae serovar Hualin str. LT 11-33 = ATCC 700639 genomic region harbors:
- a CDS encoding SpoIIE family protein phosphatase: protein MSEYSFKPEILIIDDDTEICETLELIINGLGYFVRYFTNPLQGLEYFEGERNPIVFLDVNMPQTSGLDLLPKIKAYDSKTQVLMMTGEHDIQTVVSSLYHRASDFILKPFHTKSIEAAISRAFEYYNFLKDKESMDESIKRDLRLAAKIQTKTMNLPSLAHKIYADIKPVSFVSGDFFQVLPLGEDKTLILMGDIEGHGVTSGLIAILMTTIHKELARTTTVAPSELLSRLNGELCNEIGTHSMTAISIVVDHPKKKITYARGGHPFPIVFQKESRAPLILQDQSGQILGILKDMEFAENEIQVEEGDILFLYSDGLLASSTHPLVQTLIQLPGGSTRVEGMKTEISNYIQYLETSSKASDDISYLLLEI from the coding sequence ATGTCCGAATATTCTTTTAAACCCGAGATTCTAATCATAGATGATGATACAGAAATATGTGAAACTCTTGAACTCATCATCAATGGACTGGGTTATTTTGTAAGGTATTTTACTAACCCCCTGCAAGGTTTGGAATACTTCGAAGGGGAAAGGAATCCCATCGTATTTTTAGATGTCAATATGCCACAAACATCTGGGCTAGACCTCTTGCCGAAAATCAAAGCTTATGATTCAAAAACCCAAGTTCTTATGATGACTGGGGAACATGATATACAAACTGTCGTTTCTTCTCTTTATCACAGAGCTTCTGATTTTATTCTAAAACCATTTCATACCAAATCAATTGAAGCTGCGATTTCTCGTGCTTTTGAATATTATAATTTTTTAAAAGATAAAGAGTCTATGGATGAGTCCATTAAACGAGACCTTAGACTTGCTGCTAAAATTCAAACAAAAACAATGAATTTACCTTCGCTTGCTCACAAAATATATGCAGATATAAAACCTGTTAGTTTTGTATCTGGTGATTTTTTTCAAGTTTTACCTTTGGGAGAAGATAAAACATTGATTTTGATGGGTGATATCGAAGGTCATGGTGTGACATCTGGCCTGATTGCTATTCTTATGACAACGATTCATAAGGAACTAGCTCGAACAACAACAGTGGCACCTTCCGAGTTACTTTCTCGATTGAACGGTGAGCTTTGTAATGAAATTGGAACTCATAGTATGACAGCCATTAGTATTGTTGTGGATCATCCTAAGAAAAAAATCACTTATGCCAGGGGTGGACATCCCTTTCCCATTGTTTTTCAAAAGGAAAGTCGAGCTCCTTTGATCTTACAAGACCAGTCTGGTCAAATTTTAGGAATTCTGAAAGATATGGAATTTGCAGAAAATGAAATCCAAGTAGAAGAAGGGGACATTCTCTTTTTGTATTCGGATGGATTACTTGCTTCTAGCACCCATCCTTTGGTTCAAACTTTAATCCAGCTTCCTGGAGGTTCGACTCGTGTAGAAGGAATGAAAACTGAGATCTCAAATTATATCCAATACTTAGAAACTTCTTCTAAGGCGTCGGATGACATATCTTATTTACTTCTAGAGATTTAA
- a CDS encoding histone deacetylase family protein, with amino-acid sequence MASNALALIYHSSYNLELPGHVFPAHKYSHLYNRVKRDPVYASWDILLPKKAEEADLELVHTKEYLDDLFSYEHTSRTMYSELPLNRSIVESFMYGVGGTIMAAELSKKFQFAFNMGGGYHHSFPDKAEGFCYLNDVAIAIRKQKETNPNINALIIDLDLHQGNGNSYIFQYDDKVFTFSMHQGNLYPKKEVSNLDVNLEPNTKDDEYLTTLETSLNQIQKDFDSHIIYYVAGADPYEDDSLGELKISMKGLKERDLMVRKFAESLRVPCVVTLAGGYARDFRDTVEIHFNTITAFGEK; translated from the coding sequence ATGGCATCTAATGCACTCGCTCTCATCTACCATTCTTCGTACAATCTCGAATTACCGGGTCATGTGTTCCCGGCTCATAAGTATTCTCATCTTTATAATCGTGTCAAAAGAGATCCTGTATATGCATCTTGGGACATTTTGCTACCTAAAAAAGCAGAAGAAGCAGATTTAGAACTCGTTCATACTAAAGAATACTTGGATGATTTGTTTAGTTATGAACACACTTCGCGAACCATGTATTCGGAACTTCCACTTAATCGAAGTATTGTGGAAAGTTTTATGTATGGTGTTGGCGGCACCATAATGGCAGCAGAACTATCTAAAAAGTTTCAATTTGCCTTTAATATGGGCGGAGGATACCACCATAGTTTTCCGGATAAAGCGGAAGGTTTTTGTTATTTAAATGATGTAGCAATTGCTATACGGAAACAAAAAGAAACAAATCCGAATATAAATGCACTCATCATTGACTTAGATTTGCATCAAGGTAATGGAAATTCGTATATTTTTCAATATGATGACAAGGTTTTCACATTTTCGATGCATCAAGGTAATCTTTATCCAAAGAAAGAAGTATCTAACTTAGATGTGAATTTAGAACCAAATACTAAAGACGATGAGTATCTAACTACATTAGAAACTTCATTAAATCAAATTCAGAAAGATTTTGATTCCCATATAATTTATTATGTTGCAGGTGCTGATCCTTATGAAGATGATTCTCTTGGAGAATTAAAAATTTCCATGAAAGGTCTGAAAGAACGAGATTTGATGGTTCGTAAGTTTGCAGAGTCGCTGCGTGTACCTTGTGTTGTGACTCTTGCGGGCGGTTATGCACGAGACTTTCGCGACACGGTTGAAATTCATTTTAACACAATCACTGCATTTGGTGAAAAGTAA
- a CDS encoding lipase family alpha/beta hydrolase gives MNFKKRNLVCLIALLVVSTGLHAGARKTVYPVVFAHGLSGFDNLLGYYYFGNDYGTFVGDPCDEFLETACNGSIHSGQKALAASVTPFQSSEVRGTQLADRIQNYMTSTGATKVNIVGHSQGGIDARKAAAVLRARYGRQVVHVMISVSSPHRGSPTAKYILDLGPGVTSVIDALAKLFGNTIYGSGNDGVAAAKQLVYNDYSSTDGVTTGMKAFNNNYNVSADTANYWASIITAQDSLNTNPALFLLKEGFYNIDGDGYCLDDCDNDGAAGKGDGTRGNGDDDGLVGINSQQMGYRLQYNECAICFDTITVNSTLGYVSNLNAPTSAQMTSKSSVVSQDHLDVVGVPPDTFDEEEFYASILEFIVTKGG, from the coding sequence ATGAACTTTAAAAAGAGAAACCTTGTTTGCCTCATCGCCCTCCTTGTCGTTTCGACTGGGTTGCATGCTGGTGCAAGGAAAACAGTATATCCGGTGGTATTTGCTCATGGGCTTTCCGGATTTGACAACTTACTTGGATACTACTACTTCGGTAACGATTACGGTACCTTTGTTGGTGATCCTTGTGACGAGTTTTTGGAAACAGCGTGTAACGGTAGCATTCACTCCGGTCAAAAGGCATTAGCCGCCAGTGTCACTCCCTTCCAATCTTCGGAAGTACGTGGAACTCAACTTGCTGACCGCATACAAAACTATATGACTTCCACTGGAGCTACCAAGGTAAATATCGTTGGTCACTCGCAAGGGGGAATTGATGCAAGAAAAGCTGCGGCGGTATTACGTGCAAGATATGGAAGACAAGTGGTCCATGTGATGATTTCTGTATCCAGCCCTCATAGAGGATCCCCTACGGCAAAATACATTTTGGATTTAGGTCCTGGTGTGACTTCTGTGATTGATGCACTTGCAAAACTATTCGGAAATACCATCTACGGATCGGGAAACGACGGAGTTGCGGCTGCAAAACAATTGGTATATAATGATTATTCTTCTACAGATGGTGTTACCACTGGGATGAAGGCATTTAACAACAATTATAATGTAAGTGCCGATACTGCAAACTATTGGGCATCGATCATCACAGCACAAGACAGTCTTAATACAAATCCAGCATTGTTTTTATTGAAAGAAGGTTTCTACAATATTGATGGTGATGGGTATTGTTTAGACGACTGTGACAATGATGGTGCTGCAGGGAAAGGTGACGGAACTCGTGGGAATGGTGATGATGATGGACTCGTAGGGATCAACTCCCAACAAATGGGATATCGTTTGCAATACAACGAATGTGCAATTTGTTTCGATACCATTACCGTAAATTCTACATTAGGTTATGTAAGTAACTTAAATGCACCAACTTCCGCACAGATGACTTCCAAATCTTCTGTTGTGAGCCAAGACCATTTAGATGTAGTTGGTGTTCCACCAGATACATTTGATGAAGAAGAATTTTACGCATCCATCTTAGAGTTTATCGTAACCAAAGGCGGTTAA
- a CDS encoding heparin lyase I family protein: MKTQLLKFLTLGIYLGICFAFFQCQKKVEDQTTDILFGTALAYQAATSITCTSDQLNKTQNARIFQTSFESSSEFASFYSVPSPYQSVATHGQSTEQKRTGTYSHKASILGLGPTCLYPQNCNHRGYPTIQLNKLPSGGFKTPVLIEFYVYLDMNFQSHSDWFSFATYSADPSDQWRRVVLINMDSKNYAYLMHVPFHNQSQHSYQNTTLGFPQRQWTKLTTCLDFSPTGGMAKVWMDGTLISTATVSGGCGVLEQAHFGLYASPTLSSGSVYNDDLRIEEVTSCP, encoded by the coding sequence ATGAAGACCCAATTGCTTAAATTCCTGACTTTAGGGATCTATCTCGGAATATGTTTCGCATTTTTCCAGTGCCAGAAGAAAGTAGAAGACCAAACGACAGACATTCTATTTGGTACTGCCCTTGCTTACCAAGCGGCCACTTCCATCACCTGTACCAGCGACCAATTGAATAAAACCCAAAATGCAAGGATCTTCCAAACTAGTTTCGAGTCCTCTTCAGAATTTGCTTCTTTTTATTCAGTTCCCTCTCCCTACCAGTCTGTTGCTACCCACGGCCAAAGCACTGAACAAAAACGTACTGGAACTTATTCTCATAAGGCTTCGATACTTGGGTTAGGACCTACTTGCCTTTACCCACAAAATTGTAACCATAGAGGGTATCCCACAATTCAGCTGAACAAACTTCCGTCAGGTGGTTTTAAAACCCCAGTGTTAATCGAGTTTTATGTATATTTGGATATGAATTTTCAGAGTCATTCTGATTGGTTTAGTTTTGCTACTTACTCTGCTGATCCGAGTGACCAGTGGAGGCGAGTGGTACTAATCAACATGGATTCAAAAAATTATGCCTATTTGATGCATGTCCCTTTTCATAACCAAAGCCAACACAGTTACCAAAATACAACCCTTGGTTTTCCGCAGCGCCAATGGACCAAACTAACGACTTGCCTTGACTTTTCTCCCACAGGCGGAATGGCCAAAGTTTGGATGGATGGAACTTTGATTTCCACTGCTACCGTGTCTGGTGGGTGTGGTGTTTTGGAACAAGCTCACTTTGGATTGTATGCCTCTCCTACTTTGAGTTCTGGTTCAGTGTATAATGATGACTTACGTATAGAAGAAGTGACAAGTTGCCCATAG
- a CDS encoding putative lipoprotein yields the protein MIKHLSVVSVIAVLISFNNCSFLDSASGSVSRLGVSVSDSASALVKSVSNSISSISDEGKEKAMNQYKEDVIASVALQIRYENQKQELENQLSSIAKSHGVVAWRSNSATYIAIGQGLKQANLSPSEMKMVASDVAKQNAVVAKLILNGYNL from the coding sequence ATGATTAAACATTTGAGTGTAGTTTCCGTAATTGCGGTACTTATTTCATTTAACAACTGTTCTTTCTTGGATTCTGCTTCAGGTAGCGTGAGTCGATTAGGTGTATCTGTTTCTGATTCTGCATCTGCCCTTGTAAAATCAGTATCGAACAGTATCTCTTCTATTTCTGATGAAGGAAAAGAAAAAGCAATGAACCAATACAAAGAAGATGTAATTGCTAGTGTTGCATTACAAATTCGTTACGAAAACCAAAAACAAGAATTGGAAAACCAACTATCTTCAATTGCTAAATCACACGGTGTTGTAGCATGGAGATCAAATAGTGCAACTTACATTGCTATTGGACAGGGATTAAAACAAGCTAATCTTTCTCCTTCTGAAATGAAGATGGTAGCGTCTGACGTTGCAAAACAAAATGCAGTAGTCGCAAAACTAATCTTAAACGGGTACAATCTATAA
- the pyk gene encoding pyruvate kinase encodes MPVDEKIPNKRTKIICTIGPASANRETILSLIYSGMDLARMNFSHSTHDYHKEIFELLRECEQESGKSIGILADLQGPKIRTGKLGTGPLELKTGDQITINNKSDFLGTENEIGCTYQYILNDIDVGHKLLIDDGKLSFVVKSKTKEKAVLETVIGGTLKDNKGINLPGTPISAPALSEKDIEDLQFALSLGVDYIALSFVRRASDLEMARQFMKDSYAGLIAKIERPEAIQNIEEIIDNCDGIMIARGDLGVELDTQYVPIIQKEMITKLNQRGKPVITATQMLETMIDNPRPTRAEASDVANAVMDGTDAVMLSGETASGKYPVETVRTMTSIIQAAEESEIYLSHLRNMDRTEFEVERTALGSAAESITRSINAKAIINFTRSGYSSLLSSEFRPLKPIYSFTPFLGTARKMQLFWGVEAYVMPMMDKFPDMIAFMSKTLKSEGKLKSGDTVVILSGAPGSVAQTVDFIQIHKIK; translated from the coding sequence ATGCCGGTAGACGAAAAAATCCCCAACAAACGCACCAAAATTATCTGTACCATCGGTCCCGCATCTGCTAACCGCGAAACTATCTTAAGTCTCATCTATTCGGGAATGGATTTGGCAAGGATGAACTTTTCTCATTCTACCCACGACTACCATAAAGAAATCTTCGAGTTGCTACGAGAGTGTGAACAAGAATCTGGTAAATCCATTGGTATCCTTGCCGACTTACAAGGCCCCAAAATTAGAACAGGGAAGTTGGGAACGGGGCCCTTGGAACTAAAAACGGGTGATCAAATCACCATCAATAATAAATCCGATTTCCTCGGCACAGAAAATGAGATTGGTTGCACCTACCAATACATCCTAAATGACATTGACGTAGGACACAAACTATTGATTGACGACGGCAAACTTTCGTTTGTCGTAAAATCCAAAACTAAAGAAAAAGCAGTTTTGGAAACAGTAATTGGAGGTACGTTAAAAGATAACAAAGGAATCAACCTTCCAGGAACTCCAATTTCGGCACCAGCTCTTTCAGAAAAAGACATAGAAGATTTACAATTTGCACTATCTTTAGGTGTAGATTATATTGCATTATCCTTCGTTAGACGAGCGAGCGATTTAGAGATGGCGCGTCAGTTTATGAAAGACAGTTATGCTGGCCTTATTGCAAAAATCGAAAGACCCGAAGCAATTCAAAATATTGAAGAGATTATAGACAATTGTGATGGAATCATGATAGCTCGTGGTGACTTAGGTGTGGAGTTAGATACACAATATGTTCCCATCATTCAAAAAGAGATGATTACAAAACTCAACCAAAGAGGAAAACCAGTAATCACCGCAACACAAATGTTAGAAACTATGATCGACAACCCACGTCCCACACGTGCGGAAGCAAGTGATGTTGCCAATGCTGTAATGGATGGAACAGATGCTGTGATGTTATCTGGGGAAACAGCTTCGGGAAAGTATCCAGTGGAAACGGTACGAACCATGACAAGTATCATCCAAGCTGCTGAAGAATCAGAAATTTATTTATCACATTTGAGAAATATGGATCGGACCGAATTTGAAGTCGAACGAACTGCCCTTGGTAGTGCTGCAGAATCTATTACTAGGTCTATCAATGCAAAAGCTATTATCAATTTCACAAGGTCAGGATACTCCTCCCTACTCTCTTCAGAGTTTCGTCCCTTAAAACCAATTTATTCATTTACACCTTTTCTTGGTACAGCAAGAAAGATGCAATTGTTTTGGGGAGTGGAAGCCTATGTGATGCCTATGATGGATAAGTTTCCAGATATGATTGCCTTTATGAGTAAAACTCTTAAATCAGAAGGAAAATTAAAATCAGGAGATACTGTTGTTATTTTGTCTGGTGCTCCAGGATCTGTGGCTCAGACTGTAGACTTCATCCAAATCCATAAAATCAAATAA
- the radA gene encoding DNA repair protein RadA: MAKKQLPQYQCKSCGDTFSRWAGKCPSCGEWNQIDEVGITSTGRFDSPVFEKPKDRRYTDPKSIGSVVSDAHIRTTTGFSELDLVLGGGIVPGSLVLVGGEPGVGKSTLVLEIAKNIANEGKVLYISGEESASQIGLRAKRMGVTSENILLSSEVYAENISQMISDLKPRVVFIDSIQTILKESLVNQAGTITQLRESSQIFLETAKRTSVPIFLIGHITKDGQIAGPKVLEHLVDTVLYFEGDRFNYYRILRAVKNRFGAVGDTAIFEMVFGGLKQVLDRHRLFISPESEERSGSVLSSVMEGSRAISVEVQALVTKSSYGQARRMAEGLDNRRVILLSAVLEKYLGFPLSESDIFSNLAGGLSIDEPSLDLAIAASIASSFKDKPVSREIGFLGEVGLSGEVRSVGQISLRLKELAGIGISKVFIPQGNFKEVEGVFTSLELTPVKHLKELGF; encoded by the coding sequence ATGGCAAAAAAACAACTTCCCCAATACCAATGTAAGTCTTGTGGGGATACCTTCAGTCGTTGGGCAGGAAAATGTCCATCCTGCGGGGAATGGAATCAAATCGATGAAGTGGGGATCACCTCTACGGGTCGATTTGATTCTCCTGTATTTGAAAAACCAAAAGACAGAAGGTATACCGATCCCAAATCCATAGGTTCTGTAGTGAGTGATGCTCACATTCGTACCACTACAGGATTTAGCGAACTTGATTTGGTTCTGGGTGGTGGGATTGTTCCCGGAAGTTTGGTGTTAGTCGGTGGGGAGCCAGGAGTGGGTAAGTCAACCCTAGTTCTCGAAATTGCCAAAAACATTGCAAACGAAGGAAAGGTTTTGTACATTTCAGGAGAAGAGTCGGCTTCCCAAATTGGACTTCGTGCCAAACGGATGGGTGTCACTTCAGAAAACATCCTCCTTTCTTCGGAAGTATATGCAGAAAATATTTCCCAAATGATTTCTGACTTAAAACCCAGAGTGGTTTTTATAGATTCTATCCAAACCATACTCAAAGAAAGTTTAGTCAACCAAGCAGGGACCATCACTCAACTGCGTGAATCTTCACAAATCTTTTTAGAAACTGCCAAAAGAACTTCCGTTCCCATTTTTCTTATTGGTCACATCACCAAAGATGGACAAATTGCCGGCCCCAAAGTGTTAGAACATTTGGTAGATACTGTTTTGTATTTTGAAGGAGACAGGTTTAATTATTATCGAATTTTACGTGCTGTCAAAAACAGATTCGGGGCAGTGGGAGACACTGCGATATTTGAAATGGTATTTGGTGGTTTAAAACAAGTTTTAGATCGTCATCGATTGTTTATTTCTCCTGAGTCCGAAGAACGTTCAGGGAGTGTTTTATCTTCTGTGATGGAAGGGTCACGTGCCATTAGCGTCGAAGTACAGGCGTTAGTCACAAAATCCTCATACGGACAAGCGCGTCGTATGGCGGAGGGTCTAGACAACCGCCGTGTGATTTTACTTTCCGCAGTCCTCGAAAAGTATTTGGGATTTCCATTATCCGAATCAGATATCTTTAGCAATTTAGCTGGGGGCTTAAGCATTGATGAACCAAGTCTCGATTTAGCGATTGCGGCATCGATTGCTTCTTCGTTTAAAGACAAACCGGTCTCCAGAGAAATTGGATTTTTAGGGGAAGTAGGTCTTTCAGGAGAAGTGCGTAGTGTGGGTCAAATTAGCTTACGATTGAAGGAACTTGCAGGAATTGGAATCTCCAAAGTCTTTATTCCCCAAGGGAACTTCAAAGAAGTTGAAGGAGTTTTTACTTCTTTAGAACTCACTCCTGTAAAACATTTAAAAGAATTAGGTTTTTAG
- a CDS encoding glycoside hydrolase family 36 protein produces the protein MKIQYRVHNSVTISNFLPIKAGVYQSECKKFELLLTSNSDPKTGTVLSPKLIWRESTRPEVGFSVDHLELELAILPDGGGYSLFQHGYQSWSISRKVESTNVDKPPFLSFLQYSQENIYSKHESKVGKFISEYLTLVFNKETGNGILYAPIEQGEFGTKFEVVLGDSGNVTSVKVIYDVHCLPDLRPNAKLSIAKIKVLPFKGQPEAKLAKYFEELGIKEGPGNLPKKVPTGWCSWYYYYTKIDQKTILDNLAKVRELNLPFEFFQIDDGYQKEIGDWLVPNDKFPGGMRILADEIKRVGLKPGIWLAPFLVRKKSEFFRKYPEAILKDQNGKPVPAIYQPLWGRGYTYALDITHPTALAYIEKVFSTIVKEWGYPYLKLDFLYAGLLPGDVYNKSLSPQARYRNALELIRKVVGKNTFLLGCGAPMLPSVGIFDGMRISCDVAPFWYPEKLRVFLKDRNALCTRTALINDITRSSMHRHLWLNDPDCLLVRKKRNKMNEAQTKLMASVMAVSGGMLLVSDDLTKLETDRLDLLKKAFQLNRECQAYTPVPIGIFQDEFPPAMYNPAGYLGIWNPTEEEQTIRAAVPQGLKTKEPFLDFWTGTMVNLRIIGGHFEITLPPFGSVVVAV, from the coding sequence ATGAAAATTCAATACAGAGTTCATAATTCAGTCACTATTTCGAACTTCCTTCCTATTAAGGCGGGGGTTTACCAATCCGAATGTAAAAAATTCGAACTTTTACTTACGTCCAATTCCGATCCGAAAACGGGTACGGTCCTCAGTCCTAAACTCATTTGGCGAGAATCCACAAGGCCCGAAGTCGGATTTTCTGTTGACCATTTGGAATTGGAGCTTGCGATTCTACCCGATGGCGGCGGTTATTCCCTCTTCCAACATGGTTACCAGTCCTGGTCCATCTCAAGGAAAGTGGAAAGTACAAACGTTGACAAACCTCCGTTTTTATCCTTTTTACAATACTCACAAGAGAATATTTATTCCAAACACGAATCCAAAGTGGGAAAGTTTATTTCCGAATACCTAACACTTGTTTTTAACAAAGAAACAGGAAATGGAATTTTATATGCACCCATCGAACAAGGAGAATTTGGAACCAAATTTGAAGTTGTTTTAGGTGATTCAGGAAATGTAACATCCGTTAAAGTCATTTATGATGTACATTGTTTGCCAGACCTTCGTCCCAATGCAAAACTAAGCATTGCTAAAATCAAAGTCCTTCCTTTCAAAGGACAACCGGAAGCAAAACTTGCAAAATACTTTGAAGAATTAGGAATTAAAGAAGGCCCAGGCAATTTACCTAAAAAAGTCCCCACGGGTTGGTGTTCTTGGTATTATTATTATACTAAAATTGATCAAAAAACCATTTTAGACAACCTAGCAAAAGTTAGAGAATTAAACCTCCCTTTTGAATTTTTTCAAATTGATGATGGGTACCAAAAGGAAATTGGAGACTGGCTTGTTCCCAACGATAAATTTCCCGGTGGGATGCGAATCCTTGCGGATGAAATCAAACGAGTAGGACTCAAACCTGGGATCTGGCTTGCACCCTTTCTTGTTAGAAAAAAATCCGAATTTTTTCGTAAGTATCCAGAAGCAATCCTCAAAGACCAAAATGGAAAACCTGTTCCTGCCATCTACCAACCACTTTGGGGAAGAGGGTATACCTATGCTCTCGACATCACTCACCCCACTGCCCTCGCTTATATAGAAAAAGTTTTTTCAACTATAGTCAAAGAATGGGGATATCCTTATTTAAAACTGGACTTTCTCTATGCTGGCCTTCTTCCGGGAGATGTGTATAACAAAAGTTTATCGCCACAAGCTAGGTATCGAAATGCATTAGAGCTCATTCGAAAAGTAGTTGGTAAAAATACCTTTTTACTCGGATGCGGTGCACCCATGTTGCCTTCCGTTGGAATTTTTGATGGGATGCGTATCTCTTGTGATGTCGCACCATTTTGGTATCCAGAAAAGTTACGTGTTTTCTTAAAAGATAGAAATGCCCTTTGCACAAGAACAGCTCTAATCAATGACATCACTCGTTCCTCTATGCATAGACATCTTTGGTTGAATGATCCCGATTGCCTTCTTGTTCGCAAAAAAAGAAATAAAATGAACGAAGCACAAACAAAACTGATGGCTTCCGTCATGGCAGTGTCAGGTGGGATGTTACTCGTATCCGATGATTTAACTAAATTAGAAACAGATCGTTTGGATCTATTAAAAAAGGCATTCCAACTCAATCGGGAATGCCAAGCCTATACCCCAGTTCCGATTGGTATTTTTCAAGATGAATTCCCACCAGCCATGTACAATCCTGCTGGATACCTTGGTATTTGGAATCCAACGGAAGAAGAACAAACCATTCGTGCCGCAGTTCCCCAAGGATTAAAAACCAAAGAACCATTTTTGGACTTTTGGACAGGTACAATGGTCAACCTAAGGATCATTGGTGGTCATTTTGAAATCACCTTACCTCCCTTTGGATCTGTCGTTGTTGCCGTTTGA
- a CDS encoding ribonuclease D: MTQKRSTIKPVVLQGDLNEDFFEAFKKDDRLAVDCEMMGLNPRRDRLCVVQISDSKNKVALVQILPGQKEAPHIQKLFESKDITKIFHFARMDMTFLRARLGIKVQNVFCTKIGSKLARTYTDKHGLKELIREFFEENIDKKNQSSDWGKKILTKDQVDYASTDVRFLIALESILTEMMIRENRFALAERCFAFLETQVELDLLEVPNLFEH; the protein is encoded by the coding sequence ATGACCCAAAAACGTTCAACTATAAAACCAGTCGTCCTCCAAGGAGATCTGAACGAAGATTTCTTTGAAGCCTTCAAAAAGGATGACCGGTTGGCTGTGGATTGTGAAATGATGGGGCTCAATCCCAGAAGGGACAGACTCTGTGTCGTACAAATTTCCGATTCCAAAAATAAAGTCGCTCTCGTTCAAATTCTCCCTGGACAAAAAGAAGCTCCTCATATTCAAAAATTATTTGAATCCAAAGACATCACAAAGATCTTTCATTTCGCAAGAATGGACATGACCTTTCTCCGAGCAAGGCTTGGTATCAAAGTACAAAATGTATTTTGCACAAAAATTGGAAGTAAACTTGCCAGAACCTACACCGACAAACACGGATTAAAGGAACTCATTCGCGAATTTTTTGAAGAAAATATCGATAAAAAAAATCAAAGCTCCGATTGGGGCAAAAAAATTCTTACCAAAGACCAAGTGGATTATGCATCCACAGATGTTCGGTTTCTCATTGCTCTCGAGTCTATTCTTACAGAGATGATGATTCGAGAAAATAGGTTTGCTCTTGCGGAACGTTGTTTTGCTTTTTTGGAAACACAGGTGGAACTGGATCTTTTGGAAGTGCCAAATCTTTTTGAACACTGA